A single genomic interval of Oreochromis aureus strain Israel breed Guangdong linkage group 12, ZZ_aureus, whole genome shotgun sequence harbors:
- the bmp3 gene encoding bone morphogenetic protein 3, translating into MALYSRFVIVLLYGWSYLCVGLCAMLKTDNIPERRKVDFTLSVDKKYATKEDRDALLQDTMTEHMQMLYAKYNSAGFPFKDGNTVRSFKAHWGTINKKQLQIFNLTSLTKSEDILSATLHYYIGDLQNSTQGCSRSKSCARHGPRRHSHIHMVIWSFASVDNKMRTLGHFRINVSTLYRDFISWQWKDITRVVNQAKHHDELLIGIEVASQGSQPWKKLLSDRSPYILVYANDSAISEPESVVATLQRPHSVRGEGSISHGFHKLGLQEQNDTEGQPQPRHKRSVNVLLPLQNNELPGPEYPYETTGWDETTPYEPFENKQARRPRKKTRKNQRHKMPLLQFDEQTIKKARKKQWNEPRNCARRYLKVDFADIGWSEWIISPKSFDAYYCSGSCQFPMPKALKPSNHATIQSIVRAVGVVPGIPEPCCVPEKMSSLSILFFDEDKNVVLKVYPNMTVDSCACR; encoded by the exons ATGGCACTCTACTCTCGATTTGTGATCGTGCTGCTTTACGGATGGAGTTATTTGTGCGTTGGATTGTGCGCGATGCTGAAAACGGACAATATCCCCGAGAGACGAAAGGTGGATTTTACGCTTTCGGTGGATAAAAAATACGCGACAAAAGAAGACCGGGATGCGCTTTTACAGGATACGATGACGGAGCACATGCAGATGCTTTACGCGAAGTACAACAGCGCTGGATTTCCCTTCAAGGACGGCAACACTGTTCGTAGTTTCAAAGCGCATTGGG GTACTATAAACaagaaacagctgcagatttTCAACCTCACCTCCCTCACCAAATCAGAAGACATCCTGTCAGCTACTCTTCATTATTACATTGGAGACCTTCAGAACAGCACCCAGGGCTGCTCCAGGTCCAAAAGCTGCGCTCGCCATGGTCCCAGGAGGCACAGCCACATCCACATGGTCATCTGGAGTTTTGCATCTGTGGATAACAAGATGAGGACTCTAGGACATTTTCGGATCAATGTGTCCACCCTCTACAGGGACTTCATATCTTGGCAGTGGAAGGACATAACTCGTGTGGTCAACCAGGCCAAACACCACGACGAGCTGCTTATTGGGATTGAAGTAGCTTCACAAGGTTCCCAGCCGTGGAAGAAGCTCCTGTCAGACCGCTCACCCTACATCCTGGTCTATGCCAATGACTCTGCCATTTCAGAGCCTGAAAGTGTGGTAGCCACTCTCCAGAGGCCCCACTCAGTGAGAGGCGAGGGCTCCATTTCACACGGCTTCCATAAACTGGGACTACAAGAGCAAAATGACACCGAAGGACAGCCACAGCCCAGACACAAGCGCTCAGTGAATGTTCTCCTACCTTTGCAAAATAATGAACTTCCTGGTCCCGAGTATCCATATGAGACGACCGGCTGGGATGAAACAACTCCCTACGAACCATTTGAAAACAAACAGGCACGCCGGCCACGTAAAAAGACACGCAAGAATCAACGGCATAAGATGCCCTTGCTACAGTTTGATGAGCAGACAATTAAAAAGGCACGAAAGAAGCAATGGAACGAGCCCAGGAATTGCGCTCGGAGATACCTGAAAGTTGACTTTGCCGACATTGGATGGAGCGAATGGATTATATCGCCCAAGTCGTTTGATGCCTACTATTGCTCAGGGTCCTGCCAGTTCCCCATGCCAAAG GCTCTGAAGCCATCTAACCACGCCACCATCCAGAGCATAGTGCGGGCGGTGGGCGTGGTCCCAGGCATCCCCGAGCCGTGCTGTGTCCCCGAGAAGATGTCTTCCCTCAGCATCCTTTTCTTTGACGAGGACAAGAATGTGGTGCTGAAAGTCTACCCCAACATGACAGTAGATTCCTGCGCCTGTAGATag